The following are encoded together in the Salvia hispanica cultivar TCC Black 2014 chromosome 6, UniMelb_Shisp_WGS_1.0, whole genome shotgun sequence genome:
- the LOC125196958 gene encoding uncharacterized protein LOC125196958, with translation MEIFTTKSVPNTSPIFPIPQPQHFTDYGFEPQLDYFQVLEEARKQKRERSIDLHFKLQKPISKDESSKKIKKTKKRWWRNALHFFKPPKVAPPVADGRCSIHRISSPIYITESRSGASTPYRRHGEAAGVPYFSLRELNAAESHRISVAEMPIYLVT, from the exons ATGGAGATTTTCACAACAAAATCAGTGCCCAACACTTCCCCCATTTTCCCCATTCCTCAACCTCAACACTTTACCGACTACGGCTTTGAACCTCAACTCGACTACTTTCAg GTTTTGGAAGAAGCTCGAAAGCAGAAGAGGGAGAGATCCATAGACCTCCATTTCAAGCTGCAGAAGCCCATCTCCAAAGACGAATCCTCcaagaaaatcaagaagaCCAAGAAGCGGTGGTGGCGCAACGCCCTTCACTTCTTCAAGCCTCCCAAAGTGGCGCCTCCGGTCGCCGACGGCCGCTGCTCAATCCACCGCATATCGAGCCCAATTTACATCACCGAGAGCAGGAGCGGCGCCTCCACACCTTACAGGAGGCACGGTGAGGCCGCGGGTGTCCCGTATTTCAGTCTCCGGGAGCTGAATGCGGCGGAATCCCACCGGATTTCTGTGGCGGAGATGCCAATTTACTTGGTCACGTGA